The following DNA comes from SAR324 cluster bacterium.
ATGCTGAGTTTTTCGCAAATCACCGCTTCCGTCACTTCGGCGTCCTGATCCACGATTCCGGCTTCGTCAAGCAATCGGGCAAAATCAAGAGCCGAGCCATCCACGTTTGGGATCTCCTCGTCGGCCTTGATCAACACATTGTCCAGCCCAGCCATCGACAAAGCGGCCATCAGGTGCTCCACCGTGCGGACACGTCGATTCTCCCGGGCCAGCACCGTAGAGTTGGCAGTAAAGCTCTGCTGGCTCTGTGCATGCTGGTAATCTTCCAGGCTGGTGATTCGGCCAGGAATGGAGATGCCATCGAGGGTTTGAAACTGAATTCCACTGTTTGGAGGTGCTGGACTGAGAATGATGCCCGTGTTGCGACCACTGAGCAGACCGGTACCATTGAGGACTACGTTGTCGCCAAGAGTACACTGGGGACGTCCGGACCTGCGCAGCTCCACGGATTGCCGGTTGGTTGCTGGCTGGTAGGGTGCTGTCTCGATCCGGGTGTCAGAAGGCAGAATCACTTCCTCGTCTGGTTGAGCGGCTCGCAAGGCACCGGTGATCTTGTCCAACAACACATCCAGGTGCAGTGGCTTTTCCAGAAAGTCTCGGGCTCCCAGCTTGATCGCACTGACGGCAGCTTCAATCCCGGCGTGTCCACTCATCATGATCACGGGTAACTCGGGCTGTTCGTTGCGCAAATTCTTGAGGATCGCCATGCCGTCTTCTCCGGGAAGCCAGATATCCAGTAGCACCAGAGACATTGGCTGCTCTTTCAGAGCGTCGTAGAGTTCACGCGCATGTGCGCAGCAGCATACGGGATAGCCTTCATCTTCGAGTACGGCGGCCAAACTACTACGAATCGCCGGTTCATCATCAACGACCACGATTGGATTCATGCGACTCCTGCAGGAAAGGATAACAAGGCGGATGGAATTGTCGGCTAGCGTGCACTCATCATACCGGGCTTTGGCAGAAATAGGGCAAGAAAATCTGCAAATCTTGATCATTTTTTGGAACCACCACGCATGAGCGAGAATGGCTCTTCACAAGATTCTACCGTGCTCCAAGTGGATCAACTGACACTTGAATTTGGTGGATTGCGTGCTCTGGATAACCTGAGCTTTCAGGTCCA
Coding sequences within:
- the lpxC gene encoding UDP-3-O-acyl-N-acetylglucosamine deacetylase; the protein is MNPIVVVDDEPAIRSSLAAVLEDEGYPVCCCAHARELYDALKEQPMSLVLLDIWLPGEDGMAILKNLRNEQPELPVIMMSGHAGIEAAVSAIKLGARDFLEKPLHLDVLLDKITGALRAAQPDEEVILPSDTRIETAPYQPATNRQSVELRRSGRPQCTLGDNVVLNGTGLLSGRNTGIILSPAPPNSGIQFQTLDGISIPGRITSLEDYQHAQSQQSFTANSTVLARENRRVRTVEHLMAALSMAGLDNVLIKADEEIPNVDGSALDFARLLDEAGIVDQDAEVTEAVICEKLSIGEEDPDQKYLYVEPYDGFEVTMRVDYPPPILEQQLTFNAEQDSFLNEIAPARSFNTFQNIDMAQKMGKVGSGYLNSHIIIYDGKVINTELRFTDEFVRHKILDLIGDLFLLGYPLRGRVVANMTSHGYNQALVQKMYSCFA